TAGCCCTGCAGCTCCTTAATGACGCCTTCCTTTACGCCCTCCACGGCGACTTTGTTAGCTAAAATGGTGTTAATGCCAATCCAGCACCTGCCGTTGTGCACCATCTCCCAGGTGTATTTGAGTTTGCGCTTAGGATTGTTTGATTCGCTAAGACGTACCTCCCAGCCTGGCCGATCGCAGGTTTTCATGCTGCCCGAATTGGGGCAATGCGCGGTGACCACCGTTCCGTCTTTGAGTTCGATATCGGCCAGAAATCGTTTGTAACGGCGTAGCAATTTCCCGGCAATCAGCGGTTGTTCGAATTTCATGTTTCGTTCTCGCATTAATTTAAAGTGTGGAATTTAAGGATTTTGCGGCAATTAGCCAAAATAAGAGATGAGTAACGACCAATTAAAAGCGGATTGCTTTACGCCTTTCATTTTGTAGATATTAAAAATGACTTTTAATCCAGGTGGCAATATCTTCAATGACCTGTTTGTCAACATGCCCCGGCTTTTCATATTCCTGCGGCGTTGCCATGCCTTCGCCAGACATGAACAAATGGTTCAACTGGTAGTAATATTTAAAGGTTGCCTTTGGATTGTGTTTGAGGTGTTTTTTCCACAAATCAAAGTCCCGTTTGGTTACCTGGTAATCCCTTCCACCCTGCAAAACCAGAATGGGCTTGCGTAATCGTTCAATCATTTTTAACGGATCGTACTGCATCAGGTCTAACCAGTAGGCCGGCGGCGCGCCGAGAATCAATTGCGTGGGGTCTGCTTTTTTCAAAAAGTTTTCATTGCGGATTAGAGCGATCAGCGAATCCAGTTCCTGCAATTTAACTTGTTCCTCCGCTGTAATTTGTCCGTCAAGATTAAAGATGTAACGGTACTGCTCTTGCAAAAGATCCGGCAACGGTCGGGCCGAGCCTGCCATGATGATCAAGCCTGCGAGCCGCGGATAATAACGCGCAATGCGCGGAATGGCGTAGCCCCCCAGACTGTGACCGAGCACAATGATCTTTTCCGGATCGATTTCGACGATGTCCCGTAAAAAGGAAACACCGGCAAGGGCGTCTTCCACGGTCTCTTCGATGAGCGTAAACTGGCCGTGCAGCGAATCTACAATGTTGGGATAGATGCGCGTACGTTTTTCGTAGCGCAGCACGGCGATTCCCCTTGTGGCCAGCCCCCAGGCCAGATCACGGAAAGGCTTGTTGGGGCCTATGGTTTCGTCGCGATCGTTAGGGCCAGAGCCATGCACCAGAACAACGGCCGGGAAAGGTCCCGGACCGTTGGGTAAACTTAAACTGGCCGGCAATTGCCAGGTGGTAGGGATTTTTAATGTGTCGATCTCCGTAAATGCATGTGTATCCACATAATCGGGCGGCTGCCAGCCCTGCGCCTGCTGATGGGGAACGAAAAACAGACCGCCAATTTTGTTTTGCTGATCGAAGACCACTTTGGCGTCCAGTTTGCCTTTCTCGAACTCGCAGGTGACGTAAACCACCCGATAAACCTGAACCGTTTCGGTGCGCACGCCGGAGCGCGCCTTAAAGTTGCCCATCTGCTGCTGCAGCGACTGCCACATGGCCCGCAGTTTTTCTGCCGGCAGGGCTTTGCTCATGTTGGCGTCCATGTAGCCGACCGCGCTATCGAATTGCGCCTGTTCCAGCAAATCAATAAATTGGGCGGCCAGGGCGATGGGCTTTTGCCATTCATCGCTCGGTTCGACTTTTTGAGCCTGTACGCCTGCGCCAACCATTAACCAGACGATTAAGGCGAAAATAAGTTTGTGCATCGTTCCTCCTTTCTGAATAAAGATGTAAAATTCTTCCGTAAAAAACAATATCTACTTTAAATATCGCCTTAGCTGATTTTTATTCAAAAAATGAAAAGACAGTTGTGTAAAAAGGAGGAAAAGTGGATTCACAAACCAAGTTCGCGAAACAAGGTCACAGAGGGAGCCAAATCGTAACAGGTAATGCATGATTCGTAATTTGTTTTCACCGGTCACGTTTTAGGATACTTCCTCTGAAATATCTAGCCCCGCCCGGGCGGGATTTGAAAATTTTTGTGCTGCTTTTAAAACTCATCCCCCGTCCATGGATTGGTTGAATAGGTGTTATGTTTAAAAGTCAGCATTACCTGAGGTGTGCAGATGTCGAGTTTTCCTTTTCTGGCTTTTAAAGAAGATATTTACTTTTTTGAACTTGTCAAGGGGCAGAAAAAAGCCGCTTAATCAAGGTAGCCCTTGACAAGTTCAAAAAAGTAAAAGTTAATTAATTAAAGCCAGAAAAGGAAAAAAAGCTGTAACGGTGGTCGTTTCAAAAAAAGGCATCCTTTCTTATTTTAAGTTGAAATTTTTTTTAACGTTAAATTAACCAAGAAAGGATGCCAAAATGAAGCAATCACAACAAAGTAATAAGTTAAGGTTTGACGGACAAGTTTTTTTTATTGGGATTGATGTCCATAAAAAAAGTTGGACAATCACAATTAGGTTAAACGGCATGCAGTTGAAAACCTTTACCATGGAGCCAAACGCCAAACAACTCCAAAAGTTTTTGAAAAAAAATTATCAGGGAGGACATTATTTCTCCGTTTATGAAGCCGGATTTAGTGGATATTGGCTTCACCACCAACTGACGGAATTAGGCATCAAAAACATAGTGGTCAGTCCTGGCGATGTACCTATTAGCAATAAAGAAAAAAGTTACAAAGATGATGCTATTGATTCGCGTAAGCTTGCAAGGGAATTAGAAAACAACTCACTCAAGGCAATTTTTGTGCCTACTCCTAAACAAAGCGCCACGCGCCAAATATCAAGACTGTACGCACTACAAAGTAATGAGAATAAGAAAATTAGACTCCGGATAAAATCATTTTTAAATTACCTGGGAATTGAGATTCCTTTTGAAGTTGGGAGTCGATGGTCTAATCGATTAATTAATTGGTTAGAAAAACTGGAATTAGAGAATGAAGGAGATCGTTATTACTTGGATCAGTTAATCAAAAACATGAAAGCCAAAAGAAAAGAGCTTTTAGCTACTTTAAAGTTAATCAAAAAAAATTATGCTGACCATCAAGTGATTAAACGATTACGTACTATTCCAGGTATTGGATTAATAACGGCCTTTACCTTTTATGCGGAAATAATGGACATTCATCGTTTTGATAATGAGAATAAGTTAGCTTCCTATGTGGGCTTAATTCCATCTCTTAAATCGTCAGGTAATAGAACTCGAGTTCGAGGGCTTAATCATCGTCAGAATAAACTTTTAAAATTCAGAATTATTGAATCAGCCTGGGTAGCTATAAAAAATGATCCGGCTTTAACCTCAAGTTACATGAGCTACATTAAAAGAATGCCAAAGCAGAAAGCGATCATCAAAATAGCCAGAAAACTATTAAACAGAATGCGTAGTGTCTGGATTAATCAAAAAGAATATCAAATAGGGAGAATGATATAGAAAAGTTTTAAAAAAAACCGATCTCGTTTCGCGCAGACCGCTTTGTTCAACCTGCAGTTGCAGAAAGTGTAAATTGCTTTTTATAGACTGCGGCTGCGCATTTATCACCAATAACAAACACCTTGTGGCTTTACATAACATGATAAAGACCACTAATAACAGTTTGATCGGATATTTTATTATTAAAGATAGGCTTCTGCAAAATTAACCTGTGTCTCTCATTCTAAGGAGCGAAGCGACGAAGAATCCATCGTTTCTATTTAACTTATGAGATTCTTCGCTTCGCTCAGAATGACAAATAAAGTAATTTTGCAGAAGTCTAATTAAAGAAAATTTGGAGTAAATTTTTTATGATGAAGAAAATAAGAAGGGATGCCTCTGTCCAAAATTGAAAAAAAATCGATTTTTATTTGACTTTTAACATAACAGTTGATTAGTTGAATGGTTGAATAGTTAGCCTGTCATTTCAAACCTGTTTCTGAAAATGTGGTGAATTCCTGCCACCGTTAATGTAGGGGCGAAGGATTTCCAAGAACAATTCAGCGATGGTAAGCATTAATCTTTAGTCATATCAAAAAAGCGCTCTGGATAAAGTAGGGTTGGAAATCCTTCGCCCTTACAAGTACGTTCATTCCTGATCTTTAGTGTGGGAGTGAGGATCGAGCGAGCAAGGGTAATTTAATTTAAAATATTCATTGCGCCCTTTGTGACTTCTCTGGTTGCTTGAAATAATTTGTTTAATCATTTTCTGCGATTATTGGCTAATCTGCGAGAAAATTACTTTGCGTAAGTTGCGGTTGATTTTGGTTGCGGCTGTGCTGCCTTAGAATTAACACAAATATTTTTTCATTAAATTATAAATGAGTCCACTCTAAAAAGGAATTATTATCGAACTTCATTTAAATATGATAATTGTTTTTATTTAAATTACATAAAATATATTCGTGTACATTCGTGAAATTGTTATTTTTCAATTAGTTTGAGAAATGAGAAAATATATTTAAGTTATTAAAATATTTGTTTTTATCCATAAAAATTAAGTTTGAGAAATTTAGCCGAATTTTTAAATAAATACACAGAAATTTCACTTGGTTTGAGAAATTTAAAAAGCCGTTCCACGGGCGTTTAATCATGGTTAAAAATGATGTTTAAGCCTTCTTTAAAAGCAATTCTTTAAGGATTTTTATTTGACCAATAAGCTCTCTATTCTCAAGCTCAAGTTCTCTAATTTTAGCCTGAAGAGCTTGCAAGTGAGCTTTATCCTTTTCTTCTTCCTGATCCATTTTTTTTAGCTCTGCTTTTAAGTTGGTTATTTCTTGCTTTAAGCGCTCTATTTCCTGCTCTTTTGCTTGGTACGCCTGGGCGTGCTCATTTACGGTAGGCGGCGGAGACGGCTGCAGGAACATATTACCCTGGCCGGTGAGAAGCCAATTAAGATTAACATTATATATTTCGCATATACGTATTAATGCTTTAGATGATGGTTCAGATTTACCTTTAAGCCAATCACTTAAATTACCAGGGCTAACATTAATTGATTTAGCAAAATCCTTCTTAGCAAGCCCTAATTTTTTAATTAATATGTTTAACCTATCAACCATAAAAATACTTTTATGCGAAATAATACTTGACAATTTCGCAATTACGAATTATATTAGTTAAAAAACAATAACAATAATTTTAAAATAAAAAGGACGACGTTATGCCAATCCTTAAAAATCCTAAAATGGTCAACCAATCCGAAATTGCGCGGAAGCTGGGCATTACGCCCGCCTACGTGCACATGCTGCTAACCGGCAAACGGAGCAGCGAAAAGTATGAAAAGGCTATCAAAGAACTGATTAACCGGGAATTACGCGGTAAAGCCGCGTAAAGCCCTTTTTTTATTTTAAAGATAAATAAAAGGCAAAGCAATTAAAAAACCGGCAGGGGTTTTTAATGAGCCATTACACCACCATTAAAAATTTACTATATGAAACGATCCACCGCGGGAAAAAGCCGGTGGAACAGATTTCAGACGAGATGGGCATTAGCGCCAATTACCTTTACCGGGCGGGCATGCCCTTAGACGGCAGCGGGGTAAAGTTCCCTTTAGAATACCTTGTGCCGCTGATGAAAACAACACGGAATTATAAAATATTAAAGCATTTAGCGCGCTTGTGCGGCTTTATTCTGGTGCGGGAACCGCGCTTTAAAGGCTTTAAGGGCGATGAGATTGACCTGGTGGACGACTACCAGCACGCGGCGACCAGGGCGACGCACGCCTTAAAGCTGTTTTTAAGCGAACCTACCTTTAAGAATTATGAAAAGGCCACGGCGGCTTTAAACGAGGTTTTGGAGCAAAGCGCGCGGGCCGAACGCTATTGCCATAAAAAGGCTAAAGGGCAATTGGAGCTTGACCTATGAAAAGCCAGCGAAGAAGACAAAAAGAGACTGAAAAATTGGGAACCGGTAACGAGGAATTGGTTCCTAATTCGGAACTTGGAATTAGGAACTTTTTAGGAACTTCTAAGGGGCAGGTTCCTAATTCACTAAATAGTAATAAAAACAATAAATTGTCATGTTCTGAGATTTGGCTTGAAATAGCAGAAATTAGGAACCTATTAGGAATAACAGAACGTGCTATTAGAAAAAATTGTAAAGCCGGAAAATATGTCATAAAGACAGTGCCGAGTAGAGGGCGAAAAGGCGAAAAATACTTAATTGCGCTTAGCAGCTTGCCGGTGGAGGCGCAGGCGCGGTATTGGGAAGTGAAGATTAAAGATGAAAGATTAAAGATTAAAGATGAAAAGGATTCTTCTCCCGCCGGGGGAGGCTGTTGCATGGGGGGGGGGGAGGAATTAATGTTTATATTCTCCGATATTGATAATTTTTTCTCATTCTTAAACGTTGGGCAAAATATAGAATTAAAAATGCCAAAATATTCTTTGAAAATAAAATTAATAGATCATCTTTTTCTT
This sequence is a window from Caldithrix abyssi DSM 13497. Protein-coding genes within it:
- a CDS encoding alpha/beta fold hydrolase, whose protein sequence is MHKLIFALIVWLMVGAGVQAQKVEPSDEWQKPIALAAQFIDLLEQAQFDSAVGYMDANMSKALPAEKLRAMWQSLQQQMGNFKARSGVRTETVQVYRVVYVTCEFEKGKLDAKVVFDQQNKIGGLFFVPHQQAQGWQPPDYVDTHAFTEIDTLKIPTTWQLPASLSLPNGPGPFPAVVLVHGSGPNDRDETIGPNKPFRDLAWGLATRGIAVLRYEKRTRIYPNIVDSLHGQFTLIEETVEDALAGVSFLRDIVEIDPEKIIVLGHSLGGYAIPRIARYYPRLAGLIIMAGSARPLPDLLQEQYRYIFNLDGQITAEEQVKLQELDSLIALIRNENFLKKADPTQLILGAPPAYWLDLMQYDPLKMIERLRKPILVLQGGRDYQVTKRDFDLWKKHLKHNPKATFKYYYQLNHLFMSGEGMATPQEYEKPGHVDKQVIEDIATWIKSHF
- a CDS encoding IS110 family transposase, whose product is MKQSQQSNKLRFDGQVFFIGIDVHKKSWTITIRLNGMQLKTFTMEPNAKQLQKFLKKNYQGGHYFSVYEAGFSGYWLHHQLTELGIKNIVVSPGDVPISNKEKSYKDDAIDSRKLARELENNSLKAIFVPTPKQSATRQISRLYALQSNENKKIRLRIKSFLNYLGIEIPFEVGSRWSNRLINWLEKLELENEGDRYYLDQLIKNMKAKRKELLATLKLIKKNYADHQVIKRLRTIPGIGLITAFTFYAEIMDIHRFDNENKLASYVGLIPSLKSSGNRTRVRGLNHRQNKLLKFRIIESAWVAIKNDPALTSSYMSYIKRMPKQKAIIKIARKLLNRMRSVWINQKEYQIGRMI
- a CDS encoding helix-turn-helix domain-containing protein — protein: MVDRLNILIKKLGLAKKDFAKSINVSPGNLSDWLKGKSEPSSKALIRICEIYNVNLNWLLTGQGNMFLQPSPPPTVNEHAQAYQAKEQEIERLKQEITNLKAELKKMDQEEEKDKAHLQALQAKIRELELENRELIGQIKILKELLLKKA
- a CDS encoding MarR family transcriptional regulator; translation: MPILKNPKMVNQSEIARKLGITPAYVHMLLTGKRSSEKYEKAIKELINRELRGKAA
- a CDS encoding phage regulatory CII family protein, producing MSHYTTIKNLLYETIHRGKKPVEQISDEMGISANYLYRAGMPLDGSGVKFPLEYLVPLMKTTRNYKILKHLARLCGFILVREPRFKGFKGDEIDLVDDYQHAATRATHALKLFLSEPTFKNYEKATAALNEVLEQSARAERYCHKKAKGQLELDL